The following coding sequences lie in one Brevibacterium marinum genomic window:
- a CDS encoding DUF418 domain-containing protein: MSSDTTDSPSSAHRPTAADGPPTAPAPRTRIATLDVLRGLALCGIMIVNLPAMFGLDSLDDNGDVEIFYALEQDFVQNRFFPIFSILFGIGFGIMWNSARTRSRRPRLALLRRFLFLGVLGTGHMLLQPGEALLPYAIVAIVILLPSTFIPARVLAVTTAIVGAVLLAAGVWFGGGPVIIPGLFLLGFAIGHTDMVRRALRHPGRLALIAGASALISVLGFLVTDHHTRALHMEISAGLGITMALCFVTVAMLLMLTPAEAILRPIFAPLGRMALSNYIGATLLILAAEAVEPELSRFDDHGGYLAGVIVCVIIMVIQILVSALWLRFVGQGPLEKLWRLVTWGREGTRARGREDARTRSRENARDRGREDARI; this comes from the coding sequence ATGAGTTCAGACACCACAGACAGCCCGTCATCCGCCCACCGGCCGACAGCCGCCGACGGCCCGCCCACCGCACCGGCGCCCAGAACCCGCATCGCCACCCTCGACGTGTTGCGCGGACTCGCCCTGTGCGGCATCATGATCGTCAACCTGCCGGCGATGTTCGGCCTCGACTCCCTCGATGACAACGGTGACGTCGAGATCTTCTACGCCCTCGAACAGGACTTCGTGCAGAATCGGTTCTTCCCGATCTTCTCCATCCTCTTCGGCATCGGCTTCGGCATCATGTGGAACTCCGCGAGAACTCGCAGCCGCCGGCCCCGACTGGCGCTGCTGCGTCGATTCCTGTTCCTCGGCGTCCTCGGCACCGGCCACATGCTCCTCCAACCCGGCGAGGCTCTGCTTCCATATGCGATCGTGGCGATCGTCATCCTCCTGCCCTCGACGTTCATCCCTGCGCGGGTCCTGGCCGTGACCACGGCGATCGTCGGAGCCGTGCTTCTGGCCGCCGGTGTCTGGTTCGGGGGCGGTCCGGTGATCATCCCGGGTCTGTTCTTGCTGGGATTCGCGATCGGGCACACCGACATGGTCCGCCGTGCGCTGCGCCACCCCGGCCGGCTGGCGCTGATCGCAGGGGCGAGTGCGCTCATCTCCGTGCTCGGGTTCCTCGTCACCGACCACCACACCCGAGCGCTGCACATGGAGATCAGCGCCGGCCTGGGCATCACCATGGCGCTGTGCTTCGTCACCGTCGCCATGCTGCTCATGCTCACCCCCGCCGAGGCGATCCTCCGACCGATCTTCGCACCGCTGGGCCGGATGGCGCTGAGCAATTACATCGGCGCCACGCTGCTCATCCTCGCCGCCGAGGCCGTCGAGCCCGAGCTGTCCCGATTCGATGACCATGGCGGCTACCTTGCCGGTGTGATCGTCTGCGTCATCATCATGGTCATCCAGATCCTCGTCTCCGCACTCTGGCTGCGCTTCGTCGGCCAGGGCCCCCTCGAGAAGCTCTGGCGCCTGGTCACCTGGGGCCGCGAGGGTACACGAGCCCGGGGCCGCGAAGACGCACGAACCCGAAGCCGCGAGAACGCACGAGACCGTGGCCGCGAAGACGCACGAATCTGA
- a CDS encoding LpqB family beta-propeller domain-containing protein, protein MTTPRSGKGRHMLILAVCASLALTACSSIPTKSPVGHIEAGSGDPGASSARIPDGPEPGDSVGEIVRGFLAAGAGTGNNFSVAKSFLTEAEAQEWNPQESVSLLPNDTDLDSLNYEVTSDQKTLTMSAPVVGLVNSSGIFNSTKPGTQSNMEFSLRQENGEWRIASAPDGLLISQTEFRTIFLNYSLEFFTSDYSYLVPDSRWFLRSSSTPTAIMNELLSGPAPYLSGAVVTALPDGAKLSDSKVVTIENGVAHVSLGNQNPAPTDREKGLIRQQIASTLKVIPSISSIELTIGGQVVSESLQPKTDTSVQVDGPPVVLANDRLSRISGTTVAKVDNSPDLSEAKASDPAVSFDDSVYVYLQNSGKQLMRLKADDAADATPILKGKRLVRPSIDRFNTVWTGERENKGKLTAIGKDSQEYSVATDFLSGRELIDLEVSRDGTRIALLSKDKDEPSRIDVVGIPRDKAGNPANGVSDAPIEVGSNFEEVKDISWAGSTSLVALAATENERIQPFRIGVTGPPEQLGEVPDGSRIASGEDGRSILVTSSSGEIYSYNSNAWQKLIDISAKDPSYPG, encoded by the coding sequence ATGACGACGCCTCGGAGCGGGAAGGGTCGGCACATGCTCATCCTCGCCGTCTGTGCCAGCCTGGCTCTGACGGCCTGTTCGTCGATCCCGACCAAATCACCCGTCGGCCACATCGAAGCCGGCTCCGGGGACCCGGGGGCCAGCAGCGCTCGGATCCCCGACGGGCCCGAACCCGGTGACAGCGTCGGTGAGATCGTGCGCGGCTTCTTGGCCGCGGGCGCCGGCACGGGCAACAACTTCTCCGTCGCGAAATCCTTCCTCACCGAGGCCGAGGCCCAGGAGTGGAACCCGCAGGAGTCGGTGTCGCTGCTGCCCAACGACACCGACCTGGATTCGCTCAACTACGAGGTGACCTCCGACCAGAAGACGCTGACCATGTCGGCGCCCGTCGTCGGACTCGTCAACTCCTCGGGCATCTTCAACTCCACCAAACCCGGAACCCAGTCGAACATGGAGTTCTCCCTGAGGCAGGAGAACGGGGAATGGCGGATCGCCTCGGCGCCGGATGGGCTGCTCATCTCCCAGACCGAGTTCCGGACGATCTTCCTCAACTATTCCCTCGAGTTCTTCACGTCCGACTACTCCTACCTGGTTCCCGATTCCCGCTGGTTCCTGCGTTCCTCCTCGACGCCGACCGCGATCATGAACGAACTCCTCAGCGGACCGGCGCCCTACCTCTCCGGTGCGGTCGTGACAGCGCTGCCGGACGGTGCGAAGCTCAGCGACTCGAAGGTCGTGACCATCGAGAACGGCGTCGCCCACGTATCCCTGGGCAACCAGAACCCTGCACCGACGGACCGGGAGAAGGGGCTGATCCGGCAGCAGATCGCATCGACGCTCAAGGTCATCCCCTCGATCTCGAGCATCGAACTGACCATCGGGGGACAGGTCGTCTCGGAGAGCCTGCAGCCCAAGACCGACACGTCCGTCCAGGTCGATGGTCCACCCGTCGTGCTGGCCAACGACCGGCTCTCGCGCATCTCGGGAACGACCGTCGCCAAGGTCGACAACAGCCCGGACCTGTCCGAGGCCAAGGCCAGCGATCCTGCCGTCTCCTTCGACGACTCGGTCTACGTCTACCTGCAGAACTCCGGCAAACAGCTCATGCGGCTCAAGGCCGACGACGCCGCCGATGCGACTCCGATCCTCAAGGGCAAGAGACTCGTTCGCCCCAGCATCGACCGCTTCAACACTGTCTGGACCGGAGAACGCGAGAACAAGGGCAAGCTCACGGCCATCGGCAAGGACAGCCAGGAGTACTCCGTGGCCACCGACTTCCTCTCGGGCCGCGAACTCATCGACCTGGAGGTCTCTCGTGACGGGACGCGAATCGCACTGCTGAGCAAGGACAAGGATGAACCGTCGCGCATCGACGTGGTCGGCATCCCCCGTGACAAGGCGGGCAATCCCGCCAACGGAGTCTCCGACGCACCGATCGAGGTCGGTTCGAACTTCGAGGAGGTCAAGGACATCTCCTGGGCCGGATCGACATCGCTGGTGGCCCTGGCGGCGACGGAGAACGAACGCATCCAGCCGTTCCGCATCGGCGTGACCGGCCCACCCGAGCAGCTGGGAGAGGTGCCCGACGGCAGCCGCATCGCTTCCGGCGAAGACGGACGGTCGATCCTGGTGACGAGCTCGTCCGGTGAGATCTACTCCTATAACTCCAACGCCTGGCAGAAGCTCATCGACATCTCGGCAAAGGACCCCTCCTACCCGGGCTGA
- a CDS encoding winged helix-turn-helix domain-containing protein — MGSLIGGVRYDVVHPSGQVPGRLRPIGRFVSAGWTDFDARVRGVAYCGAMQKMTLSAARRTAIAATGLDRARPSQVTARHLKSTFDRMGLTQIDSVSRVVRAHYLPYFSRLGPYPREALDRLFYSAPRMGVEYWAHAAAFVPPETWRHFERSRAEWWRNDFGQRHPETGPAFRALQESVLVVLGSGPKSARAVADLVDHEIPERNRGHWGWNPSQVKIALESLFAGGIISAAGRNDHFERIYALPGDVSPDLPSTELSYGTDSHPELGLDPEAQRPRGVSGTADNVLELTRIAARALGIARPDCLADYFRQRRAPTDEAITSLISSGELIEVDVDGTRALKWHAAKTPRTVAARALLAPFDPLVFYRPRIEWLFDFRYRIEIYTPAKDRVHGYYVLPFLLGERLVGRVDLHRDRAANTLRALKVTWEPGQEHEEDLAAELCEMAKWLSLDAVDMAGTHLPLS; from the coding sequence ATGGGTTCGTTGATCGGTGGGGTTCGCTATGACGTCGTCCATCCTTCCGGGCAGGTGCCTGGGCGACTTCGGCCGATCGGCCGATTCGTCTCGGCCGGATGGACGGACTTCGATGCCCGCGTCAGGGGCGTGGCCTACTGTGGGGCCATGCAGAAGATGACTCTCTCGGCGGCGCGCAGAACGGCGATCGCGGCGACGGGGCTCGACAGGGCCCGTCCGTCACAGGTGACGGCGCGGCATCTGAAGTCGACGTTCGACAGAATGGGGCTGACTCAGATCGATTCGGTCTCCCGCGTGGTCCGCGCGCACTACCTGCCGTACTTCTCGCGGTTGGGGCCCTACCCGCGCGAGGCCCTCGATCGGCTCTTCTACTCGGCGCCCCGCATGGGCGTCGAGTACTGGGCCCATGCCGCGGCCTTCGTCCCACCCGAGACCTGGCGGCACTTCGAACGGAGCAGGGCCGAATGGTGGCGCAATGACTTCGGTCAGCGCCATCCCGAGACCGGTCCGGCCTTCCGCGCCCTGCAGGAGTCGGTCCTCGTCGTCCTGGGGTCGGGGCCCAAGTCGGCTCGGGCGGTCGCGGACCTCGTCGACCATGAGATCCCCGAACGCAATCGAGGCCATTGGGGATGGAACCCCAGCCAGGTCAAGATCGCCCTCGAATCGCTCTTCGCCGGCGGCATCATCAGCGCCGCGGGACGCAACGATCACTTCGAACGCATCTACGCCCTGCCGGGCGACGTCAGTCCGGACCTGCCGAGCACGGAGCTCTCCTACGGCACGGACTCCCATCCTGAGCTCGGACTCGATCCTGAGGCGCAGAGGCCGCGCGGCGTCTCTGGCACCGCCGACAATGTGCTCGAACTGACCCGGATCGCGGCGCGAGCGCTGGGCATCGCCCGACCCGACTGCCTGGCCGACTACTTCCGGCAGCGGCGGGCGCCGACCGATGAGGCGATCACCTCGCTGATCTCCTCGGGCGAGCTCATCGAAGTCGACGTCGACGGCACACGAGCACTGAAATGGCATGCGGCGAAGACCCCTCGAACGGTCGCGGCCAGGGCCCTCCTGGCACCGTTCGACCCATTGGTCTTCTACCGGCCCCGAATCGAGTGGCTCTTCGACTTCCGTTACCGGATCGAGATCTACACCCCGGCCAAGGACCGAGTGCACGGGTACTACGTGCTGCCCTTCCTCCTCGGCGAGCGTCTCGTCGGTCGAGTCGATCTGCATCGGGACCGGGCGGCGAACACCCTGCGCGCGCTCAAAGTGACGTGGGAACCCGGTCAAGAGCACGAGGAGGACCTGGCAGCTGAGCTGTGCGAAATGGCGAAATGGCTCTCATTGGACGCTGTGGATATGGCAGGTACTCACTTGCCATTAAGCTAG
- the secA gene encoding preprotein translocase subunit SecA, producing the protein MANFLEKLLRTGEGRTLKKLRQYTDAINALSEEFSEMSDAELREETDRFKKRYQEGESLDSLLAEAFAAVREASSRTLGMRHFDVQLMGGAALHTGNIAEMKTGEGKTLVATAPAYLNALTGDPVHIITVNDYLATYQSELMGRVFRFLGMETGCIQANMSSDNRRKQYAADVTYGTNNEFGFDYLRDNMAWSAEELVQRGHAFAIVDEVDSILIDEARTPLIISGPAEGDGNRWYDEFAKVVKRLKTDRDYEVDEKKRTVGILEPGIERVEDYLGIGNLYDAENTPLISFLNNAIRAKELFKKDKDYVILDGEVLIVDEHTGRVLKGRRYNEGLHQAIEAKENVKVQAENQTLATITLQNFFRLYEKLSGMTGTAETEAAEFMSTYKLGVVAIPTNKPMQRIDQSDLVYKHEVAKFEAVVDDIAERHENGQPILVGTTSVEKSEYLSQQLKKRGIRHEVLNAKNHAGEASIVAMAGRKGAVTVATNMAGRGTDIMLGGNAEFIAVAEMENRGLDPQEDAEQYEAEWQDVLKAAEKRVKSEAEEVVEAGGLYVLGTERHESRRIDNQLRGRSGRQGDPGESRFYLSLTDDLMRLFGSGAAERIMATANVPDDVPLESKMVSRAILSAQSQIEQRNAEQRKNVLKYDDVLNRQRTVIYDERRSVLDGADLEEQVAKFREEVIDAYVAEATTGPVEDWKIDELFEALGKIYSPSITSEDLAEEVGGLGNLSKNRLNQEVQSDIGVFYQQREETLGEEATRELERRVVLSVIDKRWREHLYEMDYLKNGIGLRAMAQKDPLVEYQREGFDMFKTMQDGIREDVVRLTNTLEVTVNRSEDNAEDDSEVEVDAEELRHTTPKMQLSAPSEDGSSSMSEDEGDDPQTAQPANRAQRRAKKKAKS; encoded by the coding sequence GTGGCTAATTTCCTCGAGAAGCTTCTGCGCACCGGTGAGGGGCGCACGCTGAAGAAGCTCCGCCAGTACACGGATGCGATCAACGCGCTGTCCGAGGAGTTCAGCGAGATGTCGGATGCTGAGCTTCGGGAGGAAACCGATCGGTTCAAGAAGCGCTACCAGGAGGGCGAGAGCCTCGACTCGCTGCTCGCGGAGGCATTCGCCGCCGTCCGTGAGGCGTCGAGTCGGACCCTCGGCATGCGCCACTTCGACGTTCAGCTCATGGGCGGAGCAGCTCTCCACACGGGCAACATCGCCGAGATGAAGACCGGTGAGGGCAAGACCCTCGTGGCGACGGCACCGGCGTATCTCAACGCGTTGACGGGCGACCCCGTCCACATCATCACGGTCAACGACTATCTGGCCACCTACCAGTCCGAGCTCATGGGTCGCGTATTCCGCTTCCTCGGCATGGAGACCGGCTGCATCCAGGCCAATATGTCCTCGGACAACCGGCGCAAGCAATACGCCGCCGACGTCACCTACGGCACGAACAACGAATTCGGCTTCGACTACCTGCGCGACAACATGGCCTGGTCGGCCGAGGAGCTCGTGCAGCGTGGACACGCGTTCGCCATCGTCGACGAGGTCGATTCGATCCTCATCGACGAAGCCCGCACCCCGCTCATCATCTCCGGACCGGCCGAAGGCGACGGGAACCGCTGGTACGACGAGTTCGCCAAGGTCGTCAAACGTCTCAAGACCGATCGCGACTACGAGGTCGACGAGAAGAAGCGCACCGTGGGCATCCTCGAGCCCGGCATCGAGCGGGTCGAGGACTACCTGGGCATCGGCAACCTCTACGACGCGGAGAACACCCCGCTGATCAGCTTCCTCAACAATGCGATCCGCGCCAAGGAGCTGTTCAAGAAGGACAAGGACTATGTGATCCTCGACGGAGAGGTCCTCATCGTCGACGAACACACCGGTCGCGTGCTCAAGGGGCGCCGCTACAACGAGGGCCTGCACCAGGCCATCGAGGCCAAGGAGAACGTCAAGGTCCAGGCCGAGAACCAGACCTTGGCCACGATCACCCTGCAGAACTTCTTCCGCCTCTACGAGAAGCTCTCCGGTATGACCGGCACCGCAGAGACCGAGGCCGCGGAATTCATGTCGACCTACAAGCTCGGCGTGGTTGCGATCCCGACGAACAAACCGATGCAGCGCATCGACCAGTCGGACCTCGTGTACAAGCATGAGGTCGCGAAATTCGAAGCCGTCGTCGACGACATCGCCGAACGCCACGAGAACGGGCAGCCGATCCTCGTCGGCACCACCAGCGTCGAGAAGAGCGAATACCTGTCCCAGCAGCTGAAGAAGCGCGGCATCCGCCACGAGGTGCTCAATGCGAAGAACCACGCGGGTGAGGCCTCCATCGTCGCGATGGCCGGCCGCAAGGGCGCAGTGACCGTGGCCACCAACATGGCCGGTCGCGGTACCGACATCATGCTCGGCGGCAATGCCGAGTTCATCGCGGTCGCCGAGATGGAGAATCGCGGTCTGGACCCGCAGGAGGACGCGGAGCAGTACGAAGCCGAGTGGCAGGACGTGCTCAAGGCAGCGGAGAAGCGGGTCAAGTCCGAGGCCGAGGAGGTCGTCGAGGCCGGGGGGCTGTACGTGCTCGGCACCGAACGGCACGAATCCAGGCGCATCGACAATCAGCTCAGGGGTCGTTCGGGGCGCCAGGGCGACCCGGGGGAGAGCCGCTTCTATCTGTCTCTGACCGATGATCTGATGCGCCTGTTCGGCTCCGGTGCCGCCGAGAGGATCATGGCCACCGCCAATGTTCCCGATGACGTTCCGCTGGAATCGAAGATGGTTTCCCGGGCCATCCTGTCGGCTCAGTCCCAGATCGAACAGCGCAACGCCGAACAGCGCAAGAACGTCCTCAAATACGATGACGTGCTCAACCGGCAGCGCACCGTCATCTACGATGAGCGGCGCAGCGTCCTCGACGGGGCCGATCTCGAGGAGCAGGTCGCGAAGTTCCGTGAGGAGGTCATCGACGCCTACGTTGCCGAAGCGACCACGGGACCGGTCGAAGACTGGAAGATCGATGAGCTGTTCGAGGCGTTGGGCAAGATCTACTCGCCCTCGATCACATCGGAGGATCTCGCCGAAGAGGTCGGCGGTCTGGGGAACCTCTCGAAGAACCGCCTCAACCAGGAGGTTCAGTCGGATATCGGGGTCTTCTACCAGCAGCGTGAAGAGACCCTGGGTGAAGAGGCCACGCGTGAGCTCGAACGCCGCGTCGTCCTCTCCGTCATCGACAAACGCTGGCGCGAACACCTCTATGAGATGGACTACCTGAAGAACGGCATCGGACTGCGCGCCATGGCCCAGAAGGACCCGCTGGTCGAATACCAGCGTGAGGGCTTCGACATGTTCAAGACCATGCAGGATGGGATCAGGGAGGACGTCGTCCGCCTGACCAACACCCTGGAGGTGACCGTGAACCGGTCCGAGGACAATGCCGAGGACGACTCCGAGGTCGAGGTCGATGCGGAGGAGCTGCGTCACACGACGCCCAAGATGCAGCTGTCCGCTCCTTCCGAGGACGGTTCGTCGTCAATGTCCGAGGACGAGGGCGACGACCCTCAGACCGCGCAGCCGGCCAATCGTGCCCAGCGCCGTGCGAAGAAGAAGGCGAAGAGCTGA
- a CDS encoding ComF family protein, translated as MGLLTEFGELLLPRRCAGCGREGVSLCTACLTQLGGIPRAMEPRYGQIPVVGVSEYSSQLSHMVVDFKDNGRRDILDPLALALARSITAALELVRHSGGRVRLFPAPSSQRARRRRGGSHTAALAERAAELAPELSLQVVDVLVAKRHPDQVGLGAHARQRNVSRSQFLNPRILPSILPADAAGAEPTHGADLLIDDFSTTGATLAESARVLASVQIRPAAGAVLGLGRGGTRFVSPFTV; from the coding sequence ATGGGACTGCTGACCGAATTCGGCGAGCTCCTCCTGCCTCGCCGGTGCGCCGGCTGCGGGCGGGAGGGCGTGTCCCTGTGCACCGCGTGTCTCACCCAACTCGGCGGAATTCCACGTGCCATGGAACCGCGCTACGGCCAGATCCCCGTCGTCGGCGTCTCAGAATACAGCTCCCAGCTCTCTCACATGGTGGTCGATTTCAAAGACAACGGACGTCGGGACATCCTCGATCCGCTGGCCCTGGCACTGGCTCGATCGATCACCGCGGCCCTGGAGCTGGTTCGGCATTCGGGAGGCCGGGTCAGGCTGTTCCCGGCACCGAGTTCTCAGCGGGCTCGCCGCCGCCGCGGCGGCTCCCACACGGCGGCCTTGGCCGAACGCGCGGCCGAGCTCGCTCCCGAACTGTCCTTGCAGGTGGTCGACGTCCTTGTAGCGAAACGCCACCCCGATCAGGTCGGACTGGGAGCTCATGCGCGGCAGCGAAACGTGTCCCGATCGCAGTTCCTCAACCCGCGGATCCTGCCCTCGATCCTTCCCGCAGACGCCGCCGGAGCCGAGCCGACCCACGGCGCGGATCTTCTCATCGATGACTTCTCAACCACCGGAGCCACCTTGGCCGAAAGCGCACGAGTACTAGCATCGGTGCAGATCAGACCCGCTGCAGGAGCCGTTCTCGGTCTCGGCCGCGGGGGCACTCGATTTGTCTCTCCCTTTACTGTATAA
- the hpf gene encoding ribosome hibernation-promoting factor, HPF/YfiA family, producing MDIVVNGRQLTISDSFRAHIEDKIAKVEQLAPRAQRVEVHVAHEKNTRQPETSERVELTVVAKGPAIRAEAMASDKYAALDLAWAKLVERLRRARDRNKVPRAGHHRKESTAEALAKMPIADSLVPEQGEAIEPNEPTNVDKTNGRIKAEGDSPVVLREKSFNAAPIGIEEALNRMELVGHDFYLFIDEESSKPSVVYRRKGWSYGVITLDHELQGVAD from the coding sequence ATGGACATTGTTGTCAACGGACGTCAACTGACCATCTCCGACAGTTTTCGGGCCCACATCGAGGACAAGATCGCCAAGGTCGAGCAGCTCGCACCGCGGGCGCAACGAGTCGAGGTACACGTTGCTCATGAGAAGAACACCCGCCAGCCCGAGACCAGCGAACGAGTCGAACTCACCGTAGTGGCGAAGGGGCCGGCCATCCGTGCGGAGGCGATGGCAAGCGACAAGTATGCTGCACTGGACCTGGCCTGGGCGAAGCTCGTCGAGCGATTACGACGCGCCCGGGATCGCAACAAGGTTCCTCGAGCCGGACATCACCGGAAGGAATCCACCGCCGAGGCTCTGGCCAAGATGCCCATCGCCGATTCCCTGGTGCCCGAGCAGGGAGAGGCGATCGAGCCGAATGAGCCCACGAACGTCGACAAGACGAACGGTCGCATCAAAGCCGAGGGCGACTCACCCGTGGTGCTGCGCGAGAAGTCCTTCAATGCGGCTCCGATCGGCATCGAAGAAGCCCTCAATCGGATGGAGCTCGTCGGCCATGACTTCTACCTGTTCATCGATGAGGAATCGAGCAAACCCTCGGTCGTCTATCGCCGCAAGGGTTGGAGCTACGGTGTGATCACGCTCGACCACGAACTCCAGGGTGTCGCCGACTGA
- a CDS encoding sensor histidine kinase → MKTVITWLWLVPLPLTFALELVTGTGWLLVFADMFALAVALPVLMRDQRRVGRGEDPNIGLLTLAALGLVLALAPVALASTLSLTVLWLSMVATVMLARWFVTRTQLLMLVVLAVGNIIVPGLMNDGLTFAFGASTVIVASLALGLLLRMVDRSLLERHATAVETERHRMATELHDLVAHEVTGIVVLSQAASRSQDMQVLTTALSRIEESGNRALVEIRSLVSNTSSASAARSPVATGVQAVIDRVDGFGDPENMSLDIDGTVAEAVPSPVWTVLDRVLAEALTNIRRHAGAGAPVTVRVATAASARVDARTESNVVLTVANGPGSGGLGSGSGSGLRGLRERVDHLGGELVAGPDGEGGWVLETRIPLNPPDRE, encoded by the coding sequence ATGAAGACTGTGATCACGTGGCTGTGGCTCGTCCCCCTGCCCCTGACGTTCGCGCTCGAGCTGGTGACCGGCACCGGCTGGCTGCTCGTCTTCGCCGATATGTTCGCACTGGCGGTCGCACTGCCCGTCCTGATGCGCGACCAACGTCGCGTCGGTCGGGGTGAGGACCCGAACATCGGCCTGCTCACGCTCGCCGCCCTCGGTCTGGTCCTCGCCCTCGCCCCGGTCGCCCTGGCCTCGACGCTGAGCCTGACGGTCCTGTGGTTGAGCATGGTGGCGACGGTGATGCTCGCCCGCTGGTTCGTCACCCGCACACAGCTGCTTATGCTCGTCGTGCTCGCGGTGGGCAACATCATCGTTCCCGGACTGATGAACGACGGGCTCACCTTCGCCTTCGGCGCCTCCACCGTGATCGTGGCCAGTCTGGCCCTGGGCCTGCTCCTGCGCATGGTCGACCGGTCCCTGCTCGAGCGCCATGCCACCGCCGTCGAGACCGAACGTCATCGGATGGCCACCGAGCTCCACGATCTGGTCGCACACGAGGTCACCGGAATCGTCGTCCTCTCCCAGGCAGCGTCCCGCAGCCAGGACATGCAGGTCCTGACGACCGCTCTGAGCAGGATCGAGGAGTCCGGCAACCGTGCTCTGGTCGAGATCCGGTCGCTGGTCTCGAACACCTCGTCCGCCTCCGCCGCCCGCTCCCCCGTGGCCACCGGAGTCCAGGCGGTCATCGACCGGGTCGACGGCTTCGGCGATCCCGAGAACATGAGCCTCGATATCGACGGCACCGTCGCCGAGGCGGTTCCCTCGCCCGTGTGGACCGTGCTCGACCGTGTGCTCGCCGAAGCACTGACGAACATCCGTCGCCATGCGGGAGCCGGGGCACCGGTCACGGTCCGCGTGGCCACGGCCGCCTCGGCGCGGGTCGATGCTCGCACGGAATCGAACGTCGTGCTCACCGTGGCCAACGGTCCCGGTTCCGGCGGGCTCGGGTCCGGCAGCGGATCCGGACTGCGCGGTCTGCGCGAACGGGTCGACCACCTCGGCGGGGAGTTGGTCGCCGGACCGGACGGGGAAGGCGGCTGGGTGCTCGAGACTCGGATACCCTTGAACCCACCAGACCGAGAATAG
- a CDS encoding response regulator, protein MIRVALVDDQEMVRMGFSLILDADDAITVVGQASDGVDAIELAKRERPDVILLDIRMPKLDGLAALPRLTPISQVIMVTTFDDDDYVDAALTGGASGFLLKDAGPDLLLAAVRAAANGDALISPSLTLDLLSRRTQVSGTGLDRVAGLSGRENDVARLVATGRTNQEICAELFISLGTVKTHLGNIQTRLEARNRVEIAARMWESGMMNRPNG, encoded by the coding sequence ATGATTCGAGTGGCATTGGTCGACGACCAGGAGATGGTGCGGATGGGGTTCTCCCTCATCCTCGACGCCGATGACGCGATCACAGTGGTCGGGCAGGCATCCGACGGGGTCGACGCTATTGAGTTGGCCAAACGCGAACGCCCCGATGTCATCCTCCTCGATATCCGCATGCCCAAGCTCGACGGACTCGCCGCACTTCCCCGTCTGACCCCGATCTCCCAGGTCATCATGGTCACGACCTTCGACGATGACGACTATGTCGATGCGGCTCTGACCGGCGGTGCCAGCGGATTCCTCCTCAAAGACGCCGGCCCCGACCTGCTGTTGGCCGCCGTCAGGGCAGCAGCGAACGGTGACGCCCTGATCTCACCCTCGCTGACCCTGGACCTGCTCAGCCGCCGCACCCAGGTCAGCGGGACCGGCCTGGACCGTGTGGCGGGTCTCAGCGGCAGGGAGAACGACGTCGCACGGCTCGTGGCCACGGGGCGGACCAATCAGGAGATCTGCGCGGAGCTCTTCATCTCCCTCGGCACCGTCAAGACCCACCTGGGCAACATCCAGACCCGACTCGAGGCCCGCAACCGTGTCGAGATCGCCGCCCGAATGTGGGAGTCGGGCATGATGAATCGGCCGAACGGCTGA